The following proteins come from a genomic window of Deinococcus sp. KSM4-11:
- a CDS encoding C1 family peptidase produces the protein MNVIRRTGLLALLVALTACSGPSSTTPPDPTLYTEPNAWTGSMPDGAEQLSPQEFQARVASGDLTVVSTASLAAQAKARQDQFDQDRSFLQGLSSKSPYETALLTAASGVQDAGGDQQATLPGGQTVTLNGIATQLRDAADAERLAASSANALRDYAVSYSLMPAALQARAASPSSLQGQPASQVRAALGHLNGLLGSVPNLGRVRLDPAGRLSPQGTLNAGNGSDNNGPCSSPGGIGASFWYPLKNFLSPIKDQGSRGTCWAFAAVAALDSREAVQNGSATNLSEQFLVNKVKQDWDKDNYVDGYWSENALNLATDKGQALLGEGGWTYNRSPNRPEYKAGDSDSYAHSCDNYTGTCSDSSHQSRESCTSVVFTFCAYNGVRFDGPGVHANHTVQAWKSGDTFDLNRYVALMADGHALLASFTVYRGFMDDAASGQGYVTNFSATKLEGGKDVKGSYGGHAVLIVGYIDNTSISANPLLGGVPLAPGGGGYFIVKNSWGCNVADAGYWYVPVEYVKQYFNRLSYLDFDARRSDAWTREQATPGGAANIAITTNPARADLRVQTDVSQWFKVSQAVGAAISLTVTTDRGEPIYSGPWNSGPFGQNLYYTFTSAGSRTMTLVAHTGATDTRATLVVNVVNTPPTLTLQAAGSPHQGEPYPIAALIKDINEPDSTVVCANTTWAVDAPDTLSGATGCNQKVTFGTTGSRQVRVTTTDRDGAGASQTLTLTVLPPSENPYPRVLSAGVYAHDFHSSGAIRGCYDTAVSNGTTIILAQTGCTFGIGAPPQRYSAQVQVENPQNEALTYDWTLYITDERGESVLYRTLASGSSTFPLHNYANAVEVTQPCRITVRVNAPDPARSKGPTTVWTGQCTYDAVQIN, from the coding sequence ATGAATGTGATCAGACGAACAGGCCTGCTGGCGCTGCTGGTGGCCCTCACTGCGTGTTCGGGACCGTCGTCCACGACGCCGCCGGATCCCACGCTCTACACCGAACCGAACGCCTGGACGGGCAGCATGCCGGACGGGGCCGAGCAGCTCAGCCCGCAGGAGTTCCAGGCCCGCGTGGCCTCCGGGGACCTGACCGTGGTCTCGACGGCCAGTCTGGCGGCGCAGGCGAAGGCGCGGCAGGATCAGTTCGACCAGGATCGCTCGTTCCTGCAGGGCCTCTCCAGCAAGAGTCCGTATGAGACGGCGCTCCTCACTGCGGCCAGCGGAGTGCAGGACGCGGGAGGAGACCAGCAGGCCACCCTGCCGGGCGGGCAGACGGTCACGCTCAATGGGATCGCCACGCAGCTGCGCGACGCGGCCGACGCCGAACGCCTCGCGGCCAGCTCGGCCAACGCCCTGAGGGACTACGCCGTGTCGTACAGTCTGATGCCCGCCGCCTTGCAGGCCAGGGCGGCGAGTCCGTCCAGCCTGCAGGGCCAGCCGGCGTCGCAGGTGCGGGCCGCGCTGGGCCACCTGAATGGCCTGCTCGGCAGCGTGCCGAACCTGGGCCGCGTGCGGCTGGATCCGGCGGGCCGCCTGAGCCCCCAGGGCACGCTCAATGCTGGGAATGGCAGCGACAACAACGGGCCGTGCAGCTCGCCGGGCGGCATCGGAGCGAGCTTCTGGTATCCCCTGAAGAACTTCCTCTCGCCCATCAAGGACCAGGGGTCACGGGGCACGTGCTGGGCGTTTGCCGCCGTGGCCGCGCTGGACAGCCGCGAGGCCGTGCAGAACGGCTCGGCGACCAACCTGTCTGAGCAGTTCCTGGTCAACAAGGTCAAACAGGACTGGGACAAGGACAACTACGTGGACGGGTACTGGTCGGAGAACGCCCTGAACCTCGCCACGGACAAGGGGCAGGCGCTGCTGGGCGAGGGCGGCTGGACGTACAACCGTTCGCCCAACCGCCCGGAGTACAAGGCCGGAGACAGCGACTCGTATGCCCACTCCTGCGACAACTACACCGGCACGTGCTCGGATTCCTCGCACCAGAGCCGCGAGAGCTGCACGTCCGTGGTCTTCACGTTCTGCGCGTACAACGGTGTGCGCTTCGACGGCCCCGGGGTGCATGCCAACCACACGGTGCAGGCCTGGAAGAGCGGCGACACCTTCGACCTCAACCGCTACGTGGCCCTGATGGCCGACGGCCACGCGCTGCTGGCCAGCTTCACGGTGTACCGGGGCTTCATGGACGACGCGGCGAGCGGCCAGGGCTACGTCACGAACTTCAGCGCCACCAAGCTGGAGGGCGGCAAGGACGTCAAGGGCTCGTACGGCGGGCACGCCGTGCTGATCGTCGGGTACATCGACAACACCTCGATCAGCGCCAATCCGCTGCTGGGGGGCGTTCCACTGGCGCCGGGAGGCGGCGGGTACTTCATCGTGAAGAACTCCTGGGGCTGCAACGTCGCGGACGCCGGGTACTGGTACGTGCCGGTGGAGTACGTCAAGCAGTACTTCAACCGCCTGAGCTACCTGGACTTCGACGCGAGGCGCTCGGACGCCTGGACGCGCGAGCAGGCCACGCCGGGCGGCGCGGCGAACATCGCGATCACCACCAACCCGGCCCGCGCCGACCTGCGCGTGCAGACCGACGTGTCGCAGTGGTTCAAGGTCTCGCAGGCGGTGGGCGCGGCCATCAGCCTGACCGTCACCACGGACCGCGGTGAACCTATTTACTCCGGCCCGTGGAACAGCGGTCCCTTCGGCCAGAACCTGTACTACACCTTCACGTCGGCCGGAAGCCGCACCATGACCCTCGTGGCGCACACCGGCGCGACCGACACGCGCGCCACGCTGGTCGTGAACGTCGTGAACACGCCGCCCACCCTGACCCTGCAGGCGGCGGGCAGTCCGCACCAGGGTGAGCCGTACCCGATCGCCGCGCTGATCAAGGACATCAACGAACCCGACAGCACGGTCGTATGCGCGAATACCACGTGGGCGGTCGACGCTCCGGATACGCTCAGCGGCGCGACCGGGTGCAATCAGAAGGTCACCTTCGGCACGACCGGCAGCCGGCAGGTTCGCGTGACCACGACGGACCGTGACGGTGCGGGCGCCTCGCAGACCCTGACCCTGACGGTGCTGCCGCCGTCCGAGAATCCCTACCCCCGCGTCCTGAGCGCCGGCGTGTACGCGCATGATTTCCACAGCAGCGGCGCGATCCGTGGCTGCTATGACACCGCCGTCTCCAATGGAACGACCATCATCCTGGCCCAGACCGGCTGCACCTTCGGCATCGGCGCGCCGCCCCAGCGGTACTCGGCGCAGGTGCAGGTAGAGAATCCCCAGAACGAGGCCCTGACCTACGACTGGACGCTGTACATCACAGACGAACGGGGCGAATCGGTGCTGTACCGCACGCTGGCCTCCGGAAGCTCGACCTTCCCGCTGCACAACTATGCGAACGCCGTCGAGGTCACGCAGCCGTGCCGGATCACGGTGCGGGTGAACGCCCCGGATCCGGCCCGCAGCAAAGGGCCGACGACGGTGTGGACTGGACAGTGCACCTACGATGCGGTGCAGATCAACTGA